In Malania oleifera isolate guangnan ecotype guangnan chromosome 8, ASM2987363v1, whole genome shotgun sequence, a single window of DNA contains:
- the LOC131161407 gene encoding uncharacterized protein LOC131161407, producing the protein MSQEATIQDPRVTWEGCSVLLDINDGDRLVFARLSAGSTLKIGNNKCSLQPLIGCPFGSLFQVEHKSSGPYLSRVLSATQGNNVQEACTVKDESKDNRALVDDNKAQNLTGEDIDAMRRQGASGDEIIDALIANSSTFEKKTLFSQEKYKLKKQKKYAPKVLLRRPFARSICEAYFKKYPARIGYLRVDALSLLLSMANVSAHSDVLVVDMVGGLLTGAVAERLGGSGYTCNAYFGAAPYSMDIVRIFNLSDKICERIVQCPLTDLCSAPNGTAEQIGKHKGVCGMETQSNEHLSSHDSPAHASGIEQISLSSGNGMPDLTTYTIASAVAKPWKSAKAGESASKETISSWKKNGFSSLIVAAPDMDAWNIIRELLPLLSYSAPFTIYHQYLQPLATCMHNLQIGKMAIGMQISEPWLREYQVLPSRTHPCMQMSGFGGYILSGIKICDTESPLQ; encoded by the exons ATGTCGCAAGAAGCAACGATTCAAGATCCTAGAGTTACATGGGAAGGCTGTAGCGTCTTGCTCGACATCAACGACGGCGACCGCCTAGTGTTTGCTCGTCTCTCCGCCGGCTC GACTTTGAAAATTGGGAACAATAAGTGCTCTCTGCAGCCCTTGATCGGTTGTCCGTTCGGTTCTTTGTTTCAAGTTGAACATAAATCGAGTGGACCATATTTATCTCGCGTTCTTTCAGCCACACAAG GTAATAATGTTCAAGAAGCTTGTACAGTAAAAGATGAGTCAAAAGACAATCGGGCACTAGTAGATGATAATAAAGCACAAAATCTTACTGGAGAAGATATTGACGCAATGCGGAG ACAGGGTGCAAGTGGTGATGAAATAATTGATGCTCTTATTGCTAATAGTTCAACATTTGAGAAGAAAACATTGTTTTCACAA GAGAAATATAAGcttaagaaacaaaaaaaatatgctCCCAAAGTGCTTTTGAGGCGTCCTTTTGCTCGAAG TATATGTGAGGCGTACTTCAAGAAATATCCTGCTAGAATTGG GTACTTGCGAGTGGATGCTTTATCTCTTCTACTTTCCATGGCTAATGTTAGTGCTCATTCAGATGTCCTTGTTGTCGATATGGTTGGTGGTCTTCTCACTGGTGCTGTAGCGGAACGTTTGGGAG GTTCTGGTTACACGTGCAATGCATATTTTGGAGCTGCACCGTACTCTATGGATATTGTGAGAATATTCAACTTAAGTGATAAAATTTGTGAAAG GATTGTGCAATGTCCTCTCACAGATCTCTGTTCAGCTCCAAATGGAACTGCTGAGCAAATTGGAAAACATAAAGGTGTATGTGGCATGGAAACACAGTCAAAT GAACACTTGTCTTCTCATGATTCACCTGCACATGCAAGCGGCATTGAACAAATATCTCTCTCATCTGGAAATGGGATGCCAGACCTTACTACATATACAATTGCTTCTGCGGTGGCAAAACCCTGGAAATCTGCAAAAGCTGGAGAGAGTGCCTCAAAAGAGACCATTTCATCATGGAAGAAAAATGGATTTTCAAG CTTAATTGTTGCTGCACCAGACATGGATGCATGGAATATCATTCGAGAACTTCTGCCCCTTCTATCATATTCAGCTCCTTTCACCATTTATCACCAGTATCTTCAG CCTTTGGCAACATGCATGCATAATCTACAAATTGGGAAAATGGCAATTGGCATGCAAATTTCAGAGCCTTGGTTGCGTGAATATCag